From a single Shewanella denitrificans OS217 genomic region:
- a CDS encoding EAL domain-containing protein, giving the protein MDKAFLFFFLGQVAIVMMLAYFLCLIPRNDQQKHAPSYQIVIGVLAAFGVMLLIEHGIMYGLGLPSNESVFQDLNQTYSSDSELTGLFFASSALIASLVGLYFGRYVLLVAALVLSPYVIYLTDFPIISLILALGLSGVLGALFRRYTVEHLGTIKLAKLYLFGLVVQIVFLSTSMLTADNWRHVIHLNSLYLLVFFPLIMLAAANLMSKYIFFERNMQIRLQEDFLFKNQFDIGNIGIAITSKAKYWLKVNPCICKMLKYSEKELTRMTWKELTHPEDLEKDLSYFNRMLKGEISEYEIDKRFIAKDGAIVYTHLTVACRFYDNGSMLVIAGFLDITKLKQAEAALQNSKEQLALVLDSSDLGIWDWHINTNEVASNLRSAQIIGCELALLNQKPSLWFKAIIAEDRKRLIKSLLAIRKGQSIHHKIEYRIRSLNGDIRWILDTGKVVEVADTGQPLRMCGTHTDITDLKRAEESLSIAASVYRNSSEAMCVFDYQGKIVNTNPAFSEITGFDADEVIGQHLAVLQKEEQAEHFNLQLEQYLFEKRYWQGELSFQRKNGQTYTAWVTINAIGELDTCDTLNVMLFADVSEKKQAEELIWLQANYDTLTGLPNRRMLLEYIKLQIANCTRDNQGFALLFLDLDFFKEVNDSLGHDMGDSLLVEASQRIKACIRDADLVARIGGDEFTIVLTDFTGPKGVERVTNKILKQLSEPFMLGSEMAYISGSIGITLYPDDALTIDGLLKNADQAMYSAKAHGRNKFNYFTPKMQETALRRMKLIQDLKTAIKMEEFELYYQPIIDFSANASDNITKAEALIRWHHPKLGFISPVDFIPIAEDTGMIVEIGNWVFRQACRQAAQWKQTYGLDIQISINKSPVQFRDERSSVTSWTQYMSELNLSPASICVEITEGLLLETESGVGAKLAAFRDAGMQISLDDFGTGYSSLSYLKKFDIDYLKIDKSFVSNLEDNTNDLSLCEAIIVMSHKLGIKVIAEGIETELQRAMLECAGCDYGQGYLFSKPVKAEDFESRYFISSDEFRVKKNRA; this is encoded by the coding sequence ATGGATAAAGCATTTCTGTTCTTTTTTCTTGGGCAAGTGGCAATCGTGATGATGCTGGCTTATTTTCTTTGCCTCATTCCTAGAAATGATCAGCAAAAACATGCGCCTAGCTATCAAATTGTTATAGGCGTATTGGCAGCCTTTGGAGTTATGCTGTTAATTGAGCACGGGATCATGTATGGATTAGGACTGCCTTCCAATGAGAGTGTGTTTCAGGATTTGAATCAGACATACTCAAGTGATAGCGAACTCACGGGATTATTTTTTGCCTCTAGTGCCTTGATAGCGAGTTTGGTAGGGCTTTATTTTGGCCGGTATGTGCTGCTGGTCGCGGCCCTAGTACTCAGCCCTTATGTTATTTACTTAACGGACTTTCCGATTATTAGCTTAATACTTGCTCTGGGCTTGAGTGGCGTTCTTGGGGCACTTTTTCGGCGTTATACTGTAGAGCACTTAGGCACAATCAAACTTGCAAAGCTCTACTTGTTTGGTCTGGTTGTGCAAATCGTCTTTTTATCCACTAGCATGCTAACGGCAGATAACTGGCGCCATGTCATCCATTTGAATTCACTTTATTTATTAGTATTTTTTCCTTTGATTATGTTAGCAGCGGCTAATTTAATGTCTAAGTACATCTTCTTTGAACGTAATATGCAAATACGGCTTCAGGAAGATTTTCTCTTCAAAAATCAGTTTGATATTGGAAATATTGGCATAGCCATTACTTCGAAAGCTAAGTACTGGCTTAAGGTTAACCCTTGTATTTGTAAGATGCTTAAATACTCAGAAAAAGAGTTAACGAGAATGACATGGAAGGAGTTAACTCACCCTGAAGATCTGGAAAAAGATTTAAGCTATTTCAACAGAATGTTAAAAGGGGAAATCAGTGAATACGAGATTGATAAACGTTTTATCGCAAAAGATGGCGCCATAGTTTATACCCATTTGACCGTCGCTTGTCGGTTTTATGATAACGGTTCCATGCTAGTGATTGCAGGTTTCCTGGATATTACCAAGCTTAAACAAGCAGAAGCCGCATTGCAAAACTCCAAGGAGCAATTGGCATTGGTGCTCGACAGTAGCGATCTTGGTATTTGGGATTGGCATATTAATACCAATGAGGTGGCCAGCAATTTACGTAGCGCTCAAATCATAGGTTGTGAATTAGCATTATTAAACCAAAAACCCTCCCTATGGTTTAAAGCCATTATTGCAGAGGACAGAAAACGGCTTATCAAGTCATTATTGGCAATACGTAAAGGTCAGAGTATTCATCATAAAATTGAATATCGCATTCGCAGTTTAAACGGTGACATCAGATGGATATTAGACACAGGAAAAGTGGTGGAGGTGGCAGATACCGGTCAGCCATTGAGGATGTGCGGTACCCATACCGATATCACAGATTTAAAACGAGCGGAGGAGTCTTTAAGTATCGCGGCTTCGGTTTACCGTAACTCCAGTGAAGCCATGTGTGTGTTCGATTACCAAGGCAAGATAGTTAATACTAATCCAGCCTTTAGTGAAATCACGGGGTTTGATGCCGATGAAGTCATAGGTCAGCATTTAGCTGTGTTACAAAAAGAGGAGCAAGCTGAGCATTTTAACTTACAGCTAGAACAGTACTTGTTTGAAAAACGCTATTGGCAGGGAGAACTTTCATTTCAAAGAAAGAATGGCCAAACCTATACGGCGTGGGTAACCATTAACGCCATCGGTGAACTAGACACTTGTGACACCTTGAATGTGATGTTATTTGCAGATGTATCAGAAAAGAAGCAAGCCGAAGAGCTTATTTGGTTGCAAGCCAATTACGATACCTTGACTGGCCTGCCTAATCGACGCATGTTACTCGAGTATATTAAATTACAAATCGCGAATTGTACTCGTGATAATCAAGGTTTTGCCTTGTTGTTTCTGGATTTAGATTTCTTTAAGGAAGTGAATGATTCCTTGGGTCATGACATGGGGGATTCACTTTTGGTGGAAGCTTCCCAGCGAATTAAGGCCTGTATTCGAGACGCCGATCTTGTGGCTCGTATTGGCGGGGATGAGTTTACCATAGTGCTAACCGATTTTACCGGGCCAAAAGGCGTTGAACGTGTCACCAATAAGATATTAAAGCAACTGTCGGAGCCTTTTATGTTAGGCAGTGAAATGGCCTATATCAGTGGCAGTATAGGTATTACCTTATATCCCGATGACGCTCTCACCATAGATGGCTTGCTTAAGAATGCCGATCAGGCCATGTATTCGGCCAAGGCTCATGGACGTAACAAGTTCAATTACTTTACCCCCAAGATGCAAGAGACCGCTTTGAGGCGGATGAAGTTAATTCAAGATCTTAAAACGGCGATCAAGATGGAAGAGTTTGAACTTTATTATCAGCCCATTATTGATTTTTCCGCTAACGCTAGCGACAACATTACTAAAGCCGAGGCCTTGATCCGCTGGCATCATCCCAAATTAGGCTTTATCTCGCCGGTTGATTTTATTCCCATTGCCGAAGATACCGGCATGATAGTGGAAATAGGTAATTGGGTGTTTAGACAGGCTTGTCGGCAAGCGGCTCAGTGGAAGCAAACCTATGGGCTGGACATACAGATAAGCATTAATAAATCGCCAGTACAATTTAGGGATGAGCGTTCAAGTGTAACGAGCTGGACTCAATATATGTCTGAGTTAAATTTGAGCCCTGCAAGCATTTGTGTGGAAATTACCGAAGGTCTGCTATTGGAGACGGAATCAGGTGTCGGGGCTAAATTAGCCGCATTTCGTGATGCTGGTATGCAAATTTCTTTGGATGATTTTGGTACAGGTTACTCTTCACTGTCTTACCTAAAGAAATTTGATATAGATTACTTGAAAATTGATAAGAGCTTCGTCAGTAACCTTGAAGATAATACTAACGACTTAAGTTTGTGCGAGGCAATTATCGTCATGTCACACAAACTCGGCATAAAAGTCATCGCCGAAGGGATTGAAACTGAACTACAAAGGGCCATGCTCGAGTGTGCGGGCTGTGACTATGGACAAGGCTATTTATTCTCAAAGCCTGTAAAAGCAGAAGATTTTGAGTCGCGGTACTTTATAAGCTCAGATGAGTTTAGGGTAAAAAAGAATAGGGCCTAA
- the yiaY gene encoding L-threonine dehydrogenase yields MATKFYIPSVNILGQGGVDDAIEDIKTLGFKRALIVTDKPLVKIGLVEKVATKLVNNGIKVFLFDGVQPNPTTANVDAGLGILNDNHCDFIISLGGGSPHDCAKGIALVATNGGKIKDYEGVDVSTKPQLPLIAINTTAGTASEMTRFCIITDEHRHIKMAIVDKNTTPILSVNDPELMLEKPAQLTAATGMDALTHAIEAYVSIAATPITDACAIKAIELIQANLIAAVNDGKNMQAREQMAYAQFLAGMAFNNASLGYVHAMAHQLGGFYDLPHGVCNALLLPHVQEYNAQVAAPRLKDVAKAMGVDVNAMTDEQGAKAAITAIKSLAVAVDIPANLTLLGVNAADIPTLADNALKDACGFTNPKQASHEEICQIFTNAL; encoded by the coding sequence ATGGCGACTAAATTTTATATTCCCAGTGTTAACATTTTAGGCCAGGGCGGCGTTGACGATGCCATAGAAGATATTAAAACCCTTGGCTTTAAACGCGCATTGATTGTGACTGACAAGCCATTAGTTAAGATTGGCTTGGTGGAAAAAGTGGCAACTAAGTTGGTTAATAATGGCATCAAAGTCTTTTTGTTTGATGGTGTACAACCCAACCCCACTACAGCCAATGTGGACGCAGGCCTTGGTATTCTAAACGATAATCACTGTGACTTTATTATTTCCTTGGGCGGCGGTTCTCCCCACGATTGCGCTAAGGGTATCGCCCTAGTGGCCACTAATGGCGGCAAAATCAAAGACTATGAAGGGGTCGATGTCTCCACTAAGCCGCAACTTCCACTTATCGCCATTAACACCACAGCAGGCACCGCCAGTGAAATGACCCGTTTTTGCATCATCACAGATGAACATCGTCATATTAAGATGGCCATAGTGGATAAAAACACCACCCCAATATTGTCGGTGAACGATCCTGAATTGATGCTTGAAAAGCCCGCTCAATTAACCGCGGCAACCGGTATGGATGCACTCACTCACGCTATCGAAGCTTATGTCTCCATTGCAGCCACTCCCATTACAGATGCTTGTGCTATCAAGGCCATCGAGCTTATTCAGGCAAACCTCATCGCAGCAGTCAATGACGGTAAGAATATGCAGGCCCGTGAGCAAATGGCTTATGCTCAATTCTTAGCCGGCATGGCGTTTAACAATGCAAGCCTAGGTTATGTTCATGCTATGGCTCATCAGTTAGGCGGGTTTTACGACCTGCCTCATGGTGTGTGCAATGCGCTATTATTGCCCCATGTACAGGAATACAATGCACAAGTGGCGGCACCTAGGTTAAAAGATGTCGCCAAAGCCATGGGGGTTGATGTTAACGCCATGACAGATGAGCAAGGCGCTAAAGCCGCCATCACAGCGATTAAGTCTTTAGCTGTGGCTGTGGATATTCCGGCGAATTTAACCTTGCTTGGCGTGAACGCCGCAGATATTCCAACCTTGGCCGATAACGCCCTCAAAGATGCCTGCGGTTTTACCAATCCAAAACAAGCGAGCCATGAGGAAATCTGCCAGATTTTCACTAATGCGCTTTGA